In Ptychodera flava strain L36383 chromosome 17, AS_Pfla_20210202, whole genome shotgun sequence, one genomic interval encodes:
- the LOC139115857 gene encoding glycine receptor subunit alpha-4-like isoform X2 gives MNAKLLITMCVLLAHYPVRIGSKEDGHTEDLRLLKDLVNSYTSKIRPTTSGKPTEVTCNININSFDSVSESSMDYEVTIFLRQAWNDPRLCHNASKSIVFSGGDILELVWVPDLFFTNAKEIKLHQAPKDNLLLRIYPNGDVLYSLRLSMVLSCYMYLGKFPMDEQACNMQVESYSYSEDEMILSWWNSSDPVEIDKNVTLPQYSIDNIELLANSTRYITGNYSNLSVNFILIRSLGFYVLQAYIPSSLLVALSWLSVWVEISAAPARVALGVTTVLALVTQATWLRSQLPKVAYATAIDVWMVACQVLVFAALLEYSVVYYLYSFEKGQYAERRKKREFRRTIKMRDSIKEESEDNSTEGAAWINKSSSLQNVEVEDGNANNLATDKSKPPRTRNRVRSKIYRPYLKRQETQVLTTAELMYSSNEQMDYLCVALGIDRFSRVFLPLVFVIFCICYWIVYPISSKATSQEI, from the exons ATCAAAGGAGGATGGTCATACAGAAGATCTGCGTCTGCTGAAAGACTTGGTCAATTCATACACGAGTAAGATTCGTCCGACGACTTCCG GAAAACCCACGGAGGTGACATGCAACATCAACATTAATAGCTTTGACTCTGTGTCAGAAAGTAGTATG GATTACGAGGTAACAATATTTCTGCGGCAAGCGTGGAACGATCCCCGTCTGTGTCACAACGCCTCCAAATCCATCGTGTTCAGCGGCGGCGATATCTTAGAACTGGTGTGGGTACCCGATCTTTTCTTCACAAACGCCAAAGAGATCAAACTTCATCAGGCGCCTAAAGACAATCTCCTTCTACGGATCTATCCCAACGGAGACGTCCTCTACAGTTTAAG GCTGAGTATGGTCTTGTCCTGTTACATGTACCTCGGCAAGTTCCCGATGGACGAACAGGCGTGCAATATGCAAGTTGAATCAT ATTCTTACAGTGAAGATGAGATGATTCTGAGCTGGTGGAACAGCAGCGACCCCGTTGAAATCGACAAGAACGTAACCTTGCCCCAGTACTCCATAGACAACATTGAACTTTTGGCAAATTCAACCAGGTACATCACAG GAAACTACTCAAATCTCAGCGTCAATTTCATACTAATCAGAAGTCTGGGTTTCTACGTCCTTCAAGCCTACATACCGAGCTCCCTCTTGGTGGCGCTTTCCTGGCTCTCGGTATGGGTTGAAATTTCAGCGGCTCCGGCTCGGGTTGCGCTCGGCGTCACCACCGTGCTGGCACTCGTGACGCAAGCTACTTGGCTCCGAAGCCAACTGCCAAAAGTAGCGTATGCAACG GCGATTGACGTGTGGATGGTGGCCTGCCAAGTCCTGGTGTTTGCCGCCCTCTTAGAATACTCAGTCGTTTACTACTTATACTCCTTTGAAAAGGGACAGTACGCCGAGAGGAGAAAGAAAAGGGAGTTCAGGAGAACGATTAAAATGAGAGACTCCATAAAAGAGGAAAGTGAAGACAATTCTACG GAAGGCGCGGCGTGGATCAACAAGTCGTCCAGCTTACAGAACGTCGAAGTCGAAGACGGAAACGCGAACAATTTAGCCACCGACAAATCGAAACCACCGAGGACGAGGAACAGAGTGCGCTCCAAGATTTACCGTCCTTACCTGAAGCGGCAGGAGACCCAGGTGCTCACCACGGCCGAGCTGATGTACTCCAGCAACGAGCAAATGGACTACCTCTGCGTGGCTCTCGGCATCGACAGATTTAGCAGGGTTTTCCTGCCGCTTGTCTTTGTCATATTCTGCATATGTTATTGGATTGTGTACCCGATATCGTCAAAAGCGACGTCCCAGGAAATATGA
- the LOC139115857 gene encoding glycine receptor subunit alpha-4-like isoform X1 encodes MNAKLLITMCVLLAHYPVRIGGYGRAGRLRSMGVSHCMGNSETIVPNYLDTASTLFSGSKEDGHTEDLRLLKDLVNSYTSKIRPTTSGKPTEVTCNININSFDSVSESSMDYEVTIFLRQAWNDPRLCHNASKSIVFSGGDILELVWVPDLFFTNAKEIKLHQAPKDNLLLRIYPNGDVLYSLRLSMVLSCYMYLGKFPMDEQACNMQVESYSYSEDEMILSWWNSSDPVEIDKNVTLPQYSIDNIELLANSTRYITGNYSNLSVNFILIRSLGFYVLQAYIPSSLLVALSWLSVWVEISAAPARVALGVTTVLALVTQATWLRSQLPKVAYATAIDVWMVACQVLVFAALLEYSVVYYLYSFEKGQYAERRKKREFRRTIKMRDSIKEESEDNSTEGAAWINKSSSLQNVEVEDGNANNLATDKSKPPRTRNRVRSKIYRPYLKRQETQVLTTAELMYSSNEQMDYLCVALGIDRFSRVFLPLVFVIFCICYWIVYPISSKATSQEI; translated from the exons GGGGTATGGGCGAGCAGGTCGACTCAGGAGTATGGGAGTTTCCCATTGTATGGGCAATTCAGAGACAATTGTACCTAATTATTTAGACACGGCCTCGACCTTGTTTTCAGG ATCAAAGGAGGATGGTCATACAGAAGATCTGCGTCTGCTGAAAGACTTGGTCAATTCATACACGAGTAAGATTCGTCCGACGACTTCCG GAAAACCCACGGAGGTGACATGCAACATCAACATTAATAGCTTTGACTCTGTGTCAGAAAGTAGTATG GATTACGAGGTAACAATATTTCTGCGGCAAGCGTGGAACGATCCCCGTCTGTGTCACAACGCCTCCAAATCCATCGTGTTCAGCGGCGGCGATATCTTAGAACTGGTGTGGGTACCCGATCTTTTCTTCACAAACGCCAAAGAGATCAAACTTCATCAGGCGCCTAAAGACAATCTCCTTCTACGGATCTATCCCAACGGAGACGTCCTCTACAGTTTAAG GCTGAGTATGGTCTTGTCCTGTTACATGTACCTCGGCAAGTTCCCGATGGACGAACAGGCGTGCAATATGCAAGTTGAATCAT ATTCTTACAGTGAAGATGAGATGATTCTGAGCTGGTGGAACAGCAGCGACCCCGTTGAAATCGACAAGAACGTAACCTTGCCCCAGTACTCCATAGACAACATTGAACTTTTGGCAAATTCAACCAGGTACATCACAG GAAACTACTCAAATCTCAGCGTCAATTTCATACTAATCAGAAGTCTGGGTTTCTACGTCCTTCAAGCCTACATACCGAGCTCCCTCTTGGTGGCGCTTTCCTGGCTCTCGGTATGGGTTGAAATTTCAGCGGCTCCGGCTCGGGTTGCGCTCGGCGTCACCACCGTGCTGGCACTCGTGACGCAAGCTACTTGGCTCCGAAGCCAACTGCCAAAAGTAGCGTATGCAACG GCGATTGACGTGTGGATGGTGGCCTGCCAAGTCCTGGTGTTTGCCGCCCTCTTAGAATACTCAGTCGTTTACTACTTATACTCCTTTGAAAAGGGACAGTACGCCGAGAGGAGAAAGAAAAGGGAGTTCAGGAGAACGATTAAAATGAGAGACTCCATAAAAGAGGAAAGTGAAGACAATTCTACG GAAGGCGCGGCGTGGATCAACAAGTCGTCCAGCTTACAGAACGTCGAAGTCGAAGACGGAAACGCGAACAATTTAGCCACCGACAAATCGAAACCACCGAGGACGAGGAACAGAGTGCGCTCCAAGATTTACCGTCCTTACCTGAAGCGGCAGGAGACCCAGGTGCTCACCACGGCCGAGCTGATGTACTCCAGCAACGAGCAAATGGACTACCTCTGCGTGGCTCTCGGCATCGACAGATTTAGCAGGGTTTTCCTGCCGCTTGTCTTTGTCATATTCTGCATATGTTATTGGATTGTGTACCCGATATCGTCAAAAGCGACGTCCCAGGAAATATGA